From the Eschrichtius robustus isolate mEscRob2 chromosome 19, mEscRob2.pri, whole genome shotgun sequence genome, the window TTAAGTGTAATCACAGCTGGCAACGTTTTCTGGGTATGTCTCAAAAAGATCTGAGCTGAAAGAATAGTTTTGTGTCAATTTAATTGAAAGTAAAATTGTTGCCTCTTCCCcgctccttccctttctcctggCGAACTCAGTGACCCCGGCAGGCAGGCGTCCCAACGGAAGCGAGGGTCGGCCATGGGGTACCTCCCGGTGATTCTAAACAGCTAGCTAAGTCACAAAGACACAAAAGAGGCTGCGAAGCCGAAAGGTGTGGCCGTTAGCGATTCCAAGGCAGGCTCCCGCGTAGGGAAGAGCGTACCCTAGGCGGCTGCACACGCCGCCAGCGGCGAGCCCGGAAGCCGAAAGGAGGTGCTGTCAGCCCGCGACCCAAGTCCCTCCAGATCCCCGGGCTCGCACcaggccgccgccgccggccaCACGTCTGCTCTGGCTCGGCAGAGCACGCAGGCTCAAGGTCGCCCGGCGGGGACCAAAGCTCCAGGTACCCCGGTGGGCAGCATCCCCACCCGCCTCTGCTTGGCGTCGGAAGCCCGCGCTCTCTTGCTTTGGACTTGACGGAGAGGTCCGCTCGCCCTCCAGCCTCCGCCGGGTTAACCGCCGGCGTTCATCTTCAGGTCTCTTGCCTTCTCGCACCCAGGCTGGAACGCGCCTTTCCTCTTACCATCTCCgctgctcctttctctctgccACTTATCAAAGCTGTATTTTCACTTTCACGTTTGTGACTACTTGTGTGTAAAGTTCTAAGTTAATACGTGAGGCGAAAATTCACTCGCCTTGAAATTTCAAAATCACCCTTGAAAAATCGCCCATAAATCACAAGATTTGGTGTCTGTACTCAAGGCAATAATAAGCAAGTACACGTGGATAAAACATGCCGCAAAGGTGcatagtaaataaaaaaatacggatgcaaaatataacttttaagtgcaaaagataaaaatgatatcAGGGAAATGAGCCTGCCTGCGACGCCACTGGACTTGTCACTGCCTCCTGCACTAGGCTGTAAGAGGCACGAAGACAGGCCTCGTCTGTTTTTGCTCATCACTACATCCTTGGCGCGTGGCCCTGTGCCTGGCACTTCGTAAGTGTTCAATGATCTATCTCGAATAAATgaacgaacgaatgaatgaatgagtgaacgctAGATCCGACTCCGCAGGCACATCGAGAAGCGAGAGAGAGCTGCCGGCCCAGCGCTACGCTCTTAGCCGCGAGGCCGGGATGCTGACAGCGGCCTCCAGACCCCGCCGCGCCAGCTCCCGGCGGCTTCACGTGCGCCTCCTCCCACCAAGGCCTTCGCGCACGCCCCGCCCCGTCGCGCACGCACGCGCCCTGCGGCCCGACAGCCCGGTCAGCCCGCACGCCACGGCTCACCCGCGCGCCCGCTGCCCCTCGCGCCTTTACCCGCTGGAGGGCGCTCCCCTCCCGACCCACGCGCCCACACGCGGGCGTCTCTCGGCCCCCTGCGACTCAACTCCGGACCCTGGGCGCGCGCCGCCCCCTACCTGAGGGCCGGCGAGGGAGGTGCGCGGAAGGGCTGAGGGGCTGAACAAGACCGTAGCGGGAGGCGGGAGGCGGGAAACGAGAAAGCGAGCGGCCGCGGCAGACGGTCTGGGCGCGGGCGCGCGCGCGCTCCCGATCCTCGCTCTCTCCGTCGACTCCCGGCCAGAGCCCAACCCTGCTGCCGCGCGCCGCCGGCCTCGCCGCGCCTAATAACAACAGCGCCCAGGGTCAGGTGGCCGCGCGCGGACAGCGCCGCCATTGGCTCGGCGGGGAGCGCGGCGCGCCAGGATTGGCCAGGGGGCGGAGCCTCTGCCGGTGCGGGGGCggggctggagagggaggtggCAGGGGCGGGGCCAGGCCTCGGTCCGCGCCTTTGTGCCCGGCGCGCGCTCTCCGCCCGCTCCGGCTGCATCGCCGGCTGCATCAATAATTCAgatcggcggcggcggcgggagcggCCGGTGCGGGCAGGAGGCGGCGGAAGCAGCGAGGATCAAGCGGCAGCGGCTATGCATCCAAGTGCGGCTGGGCAGCCGCGGTACCCCTGAGACCCGGGCAGGGCTCCGGGAGCATCGCGCGGGGTGCACGCTTGCCCAGGAGTGCAAGGAAGACCTGAAGTGTCCAGAGCGGAGTCGGTGGAGCTGCTCACGGAGCTGAGGAGGGGGTTTCGGagcggggctggggcgggggggggggcggctggCGCAGGCAgcccccggggtggggggcggggtgggcgcCGGCGCCGCGATGCTGGGCGTCGtggagctgctgctgctgggggcAGCATGGCTGGCGGGCCCGGCCCGCGGGCAGAATGAGACAGAGCCCATCGTGCTGGAGGGCAAGTGCCTGGTGGTTTGCGACTCCAACCCTACGTCCGATCCCACGGGCACAGCTCTGGGCATCTCTGTGCGCTCCGGCAGCGCTAAGGTGGCTTTCTCTGCCATCAGAAGCACCAACCACGAGCCGTCCGAGATGAGTAATCGCACCATGATCATCTACTTCGACCAGGTGAGTGCTCGGGGAAGATTGGATTGGTGGAGGTTAGGGGAGAGGTGGTAGGTAGATGTTCGATCCTCTCCGAGGTCTCTGCGGAAACGCAGGGACAAGAGTTCTGGACAGATTCTTGCCTACTCCCCTTCGTTCCCGTCTCGTTATAGGTACTAGTGAACATCGGGAACAACTTTGATTCAGAACGCAGCACTTTCATCGCCCCGCGCAAAGGGATCTACAGTTTTAACTTCCACGTGGTAAAAGTCTACAACAGACAGACCATCCAGGTCAGCTGCCGCCTCAGGGCCAGGCCCCAGCCCTGGTAGGGGGCTACTAGCCGCGGGATTGAGCGAGCCCTGTGGGGGTGGGAGATGGAAGGGGCAGCTGCATGTGTCCGGGCTGCTTGGAGGGACGGGTAGCAGGGCCTCACGGTTCTGTGGCTTGGACTCTCCCTTGCCTTCCCTGTCATTGGTTCTTGGAACCTATTCCCATCCCCAGGCACAGTTTTCTGCGTCTGCCTTCTGGGACCCTGCAAAGAGGTTCTCCCGCTATTGGACTCCAGGGATTTCCCTTAGAGGTTTCTGTTAGCATCAGGGACAGTTCCCGCTTCGGGAAGCTTTCCGCGATCCTCGCCCTCAGCACCACGTACAGTATCCCAGACCCCGTCCCAGCTCTGCAGCCCGCGAGACGCCTGTGCGCTTGCGTTCAGCGCCACgctcggggggagggggggggtctCCTGGCGTCTTTATGGGGGCCGACTCCGGATTTCTGACCAAGCAGCGCCGAGCCTTAGCAGTTTAAGAGTGGAGACAGAAGGGAGGGGCATagtgccactccctcctggctcctGCCTCTCCTTAGCCAGCACTCACCGGCTCTCCAGGTTCCCAAAGGTGTCCAGGATTCCTTTGGGCGGACACAGAAGGCGGAACGCGCGGTTGGGGAGAGGGCGCAGGGCCTTTGGCTTCTGGTGCCACCGCAAGGGCAAAACCAGGCGGTGGCGGGCGACGCTGGATCTGGGACGGGAACtgagcccgggggttggggatgAAGCACTGAGTGCAGCTCTGCGCGAGATTTCTCATCAGCCGAAGCCTTGCCTGGCTCCTCCATTGCGTCTCTGCTGTGTCCTGGCAGCCGGGTCCGGGAGGAACCAGgcgttttgtgtgtttgtttctatttgtttgtgtTCCCGGAAGCGCCAGTTGCCTGAGTTTCTCTttgaggctggggggagggcgaGGCTGAAGGTCTCTGGGCGCTTGAGCCACCTACGGGTTCATTAAACTGGATAAGAGAGCGAATCAGGATTCTATTGGCGCGTCCAAGAAATGAAAGTGACTCCTGTTTTGGGGGCAGACCCTTCCTGTCACCCAAATGGGCCGTCTTTCGCCTCATTGGACCCTCAGCAGTAAACTGCAAAGCGCCTTTTCTTTCCGCtctcccgccccacccccgccccctgctTCCAGGCCTTACGGCTGTTAGCCAAGCGGCGAAGGTTCGCGGCTTTATCGCCGCTTCGGTACCCGCCTAGGTTGCGCCTCTGAAGCGGGCCTGTCTCTTTCTCAGGTGAGCCTCATGTTAAACGGGTGGCCGGTGATTTCAGCCTTCGCTGGTGACCAGGACGTGACCCGGGAAGCCGCCAGCAACGGAGTTCTAATCCAGATGGAGAAAGGCGACCGAGCATACCTCAAGCTGGAGCGAGGAAACTTGATGGGGGGCTGGAAGTACTCGACCTTCTCGGGATTCCTCGTATTTCCCCTCTGACTGGCTCATCGCGGGaatggaggcagggagagggcGAAGGCAGGAGGGGAAAATGATAAAGAGGCAGAACTTTAGAGGACGAGAAAGCGGCACGACTTGAAACTTCCTACATGTTCCGCAGCTGTATCCGGGTAAAACGTGCGCACCCGGCGGTCGGACAACTTTGTCCGTTTCCTCTAGGAGAAGTAAATTCCGCTTAGCTCTGCGCACTCCCATTTCCAAAAATAAACTCGCCTCCCGCATTCCAGTGGCAGTAATCAAGAGAGACTCCTTGTCATTGTTTCTTACCCTCATGTTCACGTTCCCTACAATTTATATAAAAGAAACTTTGCATTTCACTGTATAATGTGAAATATCTTCCTCCTCTGAGTCGCCATCTGAATCTTTACACCCGCTGAAATCTAATatgtccctccccccttttttattTTGGAGAGGGGGGaaggtgttttttggtttttttgtttgtttttctgtttttgtttttgtgtttttgatgggGAGGTAGTTTTAATTTGGCAAGTATTGCTCGGAAAACACCCGCTCGAATTAATTAGCTGAAGATACTTTGTATCCTCGGCTGCTTGTTAGCAGAGAAAGAACTCACCTTAGCGGtgactggtttaaaaaaaaaaaaaatatatatatatatatataaatatatatcatttgTACACGAAGAACTCTTCCCAGTGGAAACTGGCTGTATTTCCGTATTTCTATGTCCTATTCGGAGTGATCGTGAAATCTAAGGCTGCTTGATGTTCTGATGCTTGTTAATGCCCTCGTGTCCTGTGGCTCCACTAAACGCCGGGAGGTTCTTCCGGACGCTTCCTCGTCCTCTGCAACATACCTGTGAATAGCCAAgatttaattttgctttaatCCAATAAAGTTGAAGTGgggcttttatttttctgaaactgCTTCCTAAACTCCGCACCTTCCCCAGTTACAAGGTCTGGAGGCAGGGGTGCGGAAGGGCGAGATTCAGAGTGGTAGGGGACTTGGTGGGATGCAACCCAAGAAAGGCCAGGGCAGGAGGGCTTCCTCGCCAAATCGGCCTGCGCTCCTTCCAGCGCAGGCCTAGGGCCAACCCTGCATTCGCCCCGTGCTCCCTGCTTTAGCGCAAACGTAAGAAATTTGGCTGAAATCTTGCTAGGCCAGGCCCGGCTGCCGGCCTGGAAGCGAAGTTTGGGCTTTTCGCAGTCCAAATGCATCAGGAGTAATCCCGATTCGAGGAGCCGGAACCTTTCTGCCCTAAGCGTCACGCTTCCCACGCCTCTGCCTCTGGACTCTCTGCTCACAGATGCCGAAGCAGCGTTATGTTTTATTCCGCCGCCTCTGAATCCCGAGTCCTCCCTGCCGTATTACCCAGCTCCCGGGACCTGTGATCGTGCTCATCGCAGGACTTTTATTCAAGAGGTTCGTCCAGGAGTTTTGATTGTATCGGAACATAATGTGAAAGCAAAATTGAAATAAACGACTTCGTTTTAAGTCTGGAAGTCTGACCAAGTCGCTTCGGCCGAGGGGAGATCGGGCGTGGGAAAAGAGGTGGGCAGCCCAGGGGTGGGAGCCGCGGCATGGGCCCCTCTGGCTCTGTTCGTTTTGGAGGCTTTTTCCTGGCCCGAGATTCAGAGATGAATTTAATTAGCTCCTGGAGGCTGGagagaaggggtgtgtgtgtgagggattAATAATAGCATAATAAGCAATGTTTCTCTATTTGTTCCCGCGGCTCCTCCGATTTTGAGACTCAACAAGCACGCGGCTGCGCTCAAACTCACACCGGGTTATTCCTCAGCTCGCGGTCCAGGGGTCCGCATCTCTAGCAGGCGCCATCCACAGCCCCAGCGGCCCCGGATCCTTCGGGAGTGAGGAGGGGACCGGGTGCTTTTCTGTTCCTGCGCCACCGTTCTCCACCCTAGTCACTCCCCAGGGAAGTGAGGACGAGGAGTCCTAGaggaattgtttttaaaaaaacctattctttaaaaaaggagacacttaaaaaaaaaaaatcctttctctgCATTCTTCCGGTTGGGAGGTAGAAATCCGGGAGAGCTGGAGCCTTGGGCAGCGGAACCAGCTCGACCCAGTCACTCAGCCGGAGCAGAGCCCGCCCGCCAGGCACACACAGATACCGCCCAGGCCAGGACTCACGGCCGCGGGGCTGCGGTAGCCACCGCCCAAGGGAGCTGAGCCCCAAACGCGCTTGAAGCTTACTTGGCTGTGAGCAGGCGGTCACCCCTCTTCCTGAGGAGCAGACCACCAGGGTGGACGTCCAAGCTGTGGGACCACCAGGCTGTGCTCCGCTGGGAGACTTTGTCAAGTCCCCTGGCTtggcctcagtttgcccatctgtaCAAAGACAGAGAGGAATCTAAACGTCTCCAAGAGCCCTCTGGCCCTGAGGTTCCAGCGGTTCTCTGGTCCTCTCTTCCCCCCAGTTCTTTTGCCTGGGTTTAGTGAGTCCCGGCTGCAGCCGAGCTGATCTGGCTCCTGAAGGCTAGGCCCGAGGCTGGGCTGGAGGCCAAGGGGAAGGCTCCAGGGACTCAGGCTCACTTTGAACCCCTGCTCTGGGGACTGAAAGGTGAACACAGAGGGGGAGCAAAGGGGGCCCCAAGTGGGACGAGTGAGAAGTTATCCCTTGATTCTGCTGTGCCTCCAGCTGGCCCCTTCCTGGGGGAGCTCTTCCTCTCCAAATTCTGACCTTGGCATTGGAGATCCTTCTCAGCCTGGTTCCAGCCACTTCTTCCACCTGCTGATCTCTTCTCTCCACCATTTGATGAACCCATCCCCCACTACTGTCTTCATACCTCCGCACctgctgtttcttttctctcagtTGAAGTaccctttttcttcttccctactTTTCAAAATCCTATCTTTCTGGGGATCTAAGCAGTTCATCTAAAAGGCTTGTCCTCCGAGAAGTGGTCCTGTCCATACAGCACAGACCCTACCTTCCCAAGGCTCACAACCACCTCCTTACCCTCCCACCAGGCCTTATTTGGAGCTGGCAGGGAGGAGACATTGGGGGCTGGGCCTGTCTCCCCTCTGCAGTGGGCTCCAGGGGTTAGTGGTGACCCACACCAGCAAGCGCTGGGAAGTGCTAAGCTGGTATTCCTGCCCTAGGGGGCTCTGAGGAAATGTGGGGTTCTCCATCCCTCAAACTGCCCTCCTCCTCAGGCCTGAGCTTCCCATTAGCCTGGATGGGGCTGTCGACAGCTCTCTCTCTACGAGGCCCAGCTGGGGCCTGCACTTGGCCTTTGGGCCACCTCCCTCACCTCTGGGGCAAAGGTGATTGTTACCTCTGCCAGAGACAGGTGAATGACCTTCATCTGAAAACTGTGCTCCAGCTTCAAGGGTGGTGTGTTGGGGATTCAGAGGGATAGAGAAAAAAGGGGTCATTAGCTCAGTAGGGACtacctccctgcccccaaccagaagctaggaagcgggggggggggtgattcTAACCTACACCTCACAATGGCTTCCTTTAGTGCTTAGGATCCTCTAGGCTTCTAGATCTGGGCCCTGCTTCTTGCTCTTATCTCAAATAAACCTGATCAGAATCAAGCCTGCAGGGGTTCCAGGACCACCCCCTCATTCGGCCTCACCCTCTGTCTGAAAGACTCCTCCGCTG encodes:
- the CBLN1 gene encoding cerebellin-1, whose protein sequence is MLGVVELLLLGAAWLAGPARGQNETEPIVLEGKCLVVCDSNPTSDPTGTALGISVRSGSAKVAFSAIRSTNHEPSEMSNRTMIIYFDQVLVNIGNNFDSERSTFIAPRKGIYSFNFHVVKVYNRQTIQVSLMLNGWPVISAFAGDQDVTREAASNGVLIQMEKGDRAYLKLERGNLMGGWKYSTFSGFLVFPL